One genomic window of Dryobates pubescens isolate bDryPub1 chromosome 17, bDryPub1.pri, whole genome shotgun sequence includes the following:
- the TMED3 gene encoding transmembrane emp24 domain-containing protein 3, translating to MRSGMGAGVRSGMGAGVRALAVLLWALRAGGTELTFELPDNARQCFHQQLERGTKFTLDYQVITGGHYDVDCSVEDPNGRTLYKEAKKQYDSFPHRTEVEGVYTFCFSNEFSTFSHKTIYFDFQVGEEPPILPAMSSRVTALTQMESACVTIHEALNSVIDSQTHYRLREAQDRSRAEDLNSRVSYWSVGETFILFVVSIGQVVLLKSFFTEKRPGSGRAGT from the exons atGCGGAGCGGGATGGGGGCCGGGGTGCGGAGCGGGATGGGGGCCGGGGTGCGGGCTCTGGCCGTGCTGCTGTGGGCGCTGCGGGCCGGTGGCACCGAGCTGACCTTCGAGCTGCCCGACAATGCCAGGCAGTGTTtccaccagcagctggagcGCGGCACCAAGTTCACGCTGGATTACCAG GTGATCACCGGGGGACACTATGACGTGGACTGCTCGGTGGAGGACCCCAACGGCCGGACCCTCTACAAGGAGGCCAAGAAGCAGTACGACAGCTTCCCGCACCGCACCGAGGTGGAGGGCGTCTACACCTTCTGCTTCAGCAATGAGTTCTCCACCTTCTCCCACAAAACCATCTACTTTGACTTCCAGGTGGGCGAGGAGCCGCCCATCCTGCCCGCCATGAGCAGCCGCGTCACTGCCCTCACACAG ATGGAATCCGCCTGTGTCACCATCCATGAGGCGCTGAACTCGGTGATCGACTCCCAGACCCACTACCGGCTGCGGGAGGCGCAGGACCGGAGCCGCGCTGAAGACCTCAACAGCCGCGTCTCCTACTGGTCGGTGGGGGAAACCTTCATCCTCTTCGTGGTCAGTATCGGGCAAGTGGTGCTGCTCAAgagcttcttcacagagaagagACCCGGCAgcggcagggctggcacctAG
- the LOC104297409 gene encoding mesoderm posterior protein 1-like, with protein MARPPVPLLTQNLQPSGSTALLRDLDATIQNPSSEPPRTSLCHPRNRQPEAGGRWGGRAEPGQCGVLGVPRQSASEREKLRMRRLAQALLRLRHYLPPTLAPAGQSLTKIETLRLATRYIAHLSALLGLSEEVLARRRGTLSRHCPLCPQGLGCCQGPPPRLCPPAPRDASSPGSVGWGSPPTAGSPPELREVPGGSPQRFLEFLTLGWRLGGPPTTSL; from the exons ATGGCCAGACCCCCAGTCCCGCTCCTGACTCAGAACCTCCAGCCCTCGgggagcactgccctgctcaggGACCTGGATGCCACCATCCAAAATCCTTCATCAGAGCCCCCCAGGACATCCCTGTGTCACCCACGGAACCGGCAGCCAGAGGCTGGGGGGCGATGgggtggcagggctgagccGGGTCAGTGCGGGGTCCTGGGGGTCCCTCGGCAAAGCGCCAGCGAGAGGGAGAAGCTGCGGATGCGgcgcctggcacaggctctgctgcgGCTGCGGCACTacctgccacccaccctggcacccGCCGGGCAGAGCCTCACCAAGATCGAGACCCTGCGGCTGGCCACTCGCTACATCGCTCATCTCtcggccctgctggggctcagcgaGGAGGTGCTGGCCCGGCGACGGGGGACCCTCTCCCGGCACTGCCCGCTCTGCCCCCAGGGCCTGGGGTGCTGCCAGGGCCCGCCCCCCCGGCTGTGCCCACCAGCCCCGCGGGATGCTTCGTCCCCCGGCTCTGTGGGCTGGGGGTCACCTCCCACGGCAGGGTCCCCCCCAGAGCTTCGCGAGGTTCCTGGC ggaagccCCCAGAGGTTCTTGGAGTTCCTGACATTGGGATGGAGACTTGGGGGTCCTCCCACTACATCCCTATGA
- the ANKRD34C gene encoding ankyrin repeat domain-containing protein 34C has translation MEEVRELEMGGNSLLKAVWLGRLRLTRLLLEGGAYINESNEKGETALMVACITKHVDQQSINKAKMVKYLLDNRADPNIQDKSGKTALMHACIRGAGGEVVSLLLDNGADPSLEDHSGASALVHAINADDKDVLQHLLNACKAKGKEVIIITTDKSASGTKTTKQYLNVPPSLEFKERDPNKECPAPISTHLKAPISAPSPAEESTICTPHLSHPRDISCAGGTDDPPSPGQRAGVPRRARLPQLKRLRSEPWGLVAPSVRDDTRGCRDDEVIMGISDLSLSKKAPLARGSKDPSLFPPVDEQALRTPARKASYEKSQATQQRLPRRSTVPEELQNIGSVALDALHRCRLGAEHCDPQLSGVPEAGKGPPGRRKLSGSHLALLDGSWESLDGVTNTSPGTVRRRPPGLLERRGSGTLLLDHLSHTRPGYLPPLNINPSPPIPDIGSNTKAPSPLAAGIKSLQPVAPGELRARRKLLRRHSMQAEQMRQLSDFEEIVAQ, from the coding sequence atggaggaggtgagggagctggagatgggGGGCAACTCCCTGCTGAAGGCCGTGTGGCTCGGCCGGCTGCGGCTGAcccggctgctgctggaggggggcGCTTACATCAACGAGAGCAACGAGAAGGGGGAGACCGCCCTGATGGTGGCCTGCATCACCAAGCACGTTGACCAGCAGAGCATTAACAAGGCCAAGATGGTGAAGTACCTGCTGGACAACAGAGCAGACCCCAACATCCAGGACAAATCTGGGAAGACAGCCCTCATGCACGCCTGCAtccgtggggcagggggggaggtggtgtccctgctgctggacaaTGGGgcagaccccagcctggaggACCACTCAGGAGCCTCTGCTCTGGTCCACGCCATCAATGCCGATGACAAGGAcgtgctgcagcacctcctgaaTGCCTGCAAGGCCAAAGGGAAGGAGGTGATCATTATCACCACAGACAAATCGGCCTCGGGTACCAAGACCACCAAACAGTACCTGAATGTTCCCCCCTCACTGGAGTTCAAAGAGAGGGACCCCAACAAGGAGTGCCCAGCACCTATCAGCACCCACCTGAAAGCTCCCATCTCAGCACCTTCCCCCGCTGAGGAGAGCACCATCTGCACCCCACATCTGTCACACCCCAGGGAcatttcctgtgctgggggcactgatgACCCCCCCTCTCCGGGCCAGAGGGCTGGGGTGCCCAGGAGAGCCCGCCTGCCTCAGCTGAAGCGACTGCGCTCCGAGCCCTGGGGTCTGGTGGCACCCTCGGTCCGTGACGACACTCGGGGCTGTAGGGACGATGAGGTCATCATGGGCATCAGTGACCTCTCACTCTCCAAGAAGGCTCCCCTTGCCCGGGGCAGCAAGGATCCCTCACTCTTCCCACCAGTAGATGAGCAGGCGCTGAGGACACCGGCGAGGAAAGCATCTTACGAGAAGAGCCAGGCCACCCAGCAGCGCCTGCCCCGCCGGAGCACGGTCCCCGAAGAGCTGCAGAACATTGGCTCCGTGGCTCTGGACGCCCTGCATCGCTGCAGgttgggtgctgagcactgcgacccccagctctctggtGTCCCCgaggcagggaaggggcccCCGGGCCGGAGGAAGCTCAGCGGGTCCCACCTGGCCTTGCTGGATGGTTCATGGGAGTCCCTGGATGGTGTCACAAACACATCCCCCGGCACCGTCCGGCGCCGACCGCCCGGCTTGCTGGAGAGGAGGGGGTCcggcaccctgctgctggaccACCTCTCCCACACCAGGCCAGGCTATTTGCCCCCCCTGAACAtcaaccccagcccccccatcCCCGACATCGGCTCCAACACCAAAGCCCCCTCCCCGCTTGCTGCTGGCATCAAGTCCCTGCAGCCGGTGGCTCCTGGCGAGCTGCGGGCGCGGCGGAAGCTGCTTCGGAGACACTCGATGCAGGCGGAGCAGATGCGGCAGCTCTCTGACTTCGAGGAGATCGTAGCCCAGTAG
- the LOC104297407 gene encoding gonadotropin-releasing hormone II receptor, producing the protein MGKHSGWGHPDPGPTVGNASAELPGSPSPPEQGCGWPPHAGGAEEQPLRLPTFSPAAQARVAATFVLFALSAGCNLAVLRAAGRRRGGHGSHIHLLLRHLAAADLLVTLAVMPLDAIWNITLQWRAGDLACRLLMYLRLLAMYASAFVTVVISLDRQAAILRPLAITRARRRNRLMLHAAWLLSAGLSVPQLFLFRTVTLRPPHNFTQCTTRGSFAQPWHETLYNMLGFSCLFLLPLLIMVCSYTRILLEISRRMGSGLFFSRDVSLRCSRNNIPRARLRMLKMSLVIVSSFILCWTPYYLLGLWHWFCPRAMERSVSPALAHILFIFGLLNACLDPITYGLFTIPFRRRWGCPCGHDPEPQPPSTVTGSFRCSASSLPPKRGVPRVPPGADSCQSSSL; encoded by the exons ATGGGCAAGCACTCAG gatggggccaTCCAGATCCAGGCCCCACAGTGGGCAATGCCAGCGCAGAGCTCCCGGGCAGCCCGTCCCCTCccgagcagggctgtggctggccCCCGCATGCTGGGGGCGCCGAGGAGCAGCCCCTTCGCCTGCCCACCTTCTCCCCCGCTGCCCAGGCCCGCGTGGCTGCCACCTTTGTCCTCTTCGCCCTCTCGGCCGGCTGCAACCTGGCGGTGCTGCGGGCAGCGGGGCGCCGGCGGGGCGGCCACGGGTCCCACATCCACCTCCTGCTGCGGCACCTGGCTGCTGCCGACCTGCTGGTGACGCTGGCGGTGATGCCACTGGATGCCATCTGGAACATCACTCTGCAGTGGCGGGCGGGTGACCTGGCCTGCCGCCTGCTGATGTACCTGCGGCTGCTGGCCATGTATGCCTCTGCCTTCGTCACCGTCGTCATCAGCCTGGACCGCCAAGCTGCCATCCTGCGCCCGCTGGCCATCACCCGTGCCCGCAGGAGGAACCGCCTGATGCTCCacgcagcctggctgctcagcgCGGGGCTCTCCGTGCCACAG ctcttcctCTTCCGCACGGTCACCCTGCGCCCACCACACAACTTCACCCAGTGCACGACGCGGGGCAGctttgcccagccctggcacgaGACCCTCTACAACATGCTGGGCTTCAGCTGCCTCtttctgctgcccctgctcatCATGGTCTGCAGCTACACACGCATCCTCCTGGAGATCTCCCGGCGCATGGGCTCCGGCCTCT TCTTCTCCCGGGACGTGTCCCTGCGGTGCTCGAGGAACAACATCCCACGGGCAaggctgaggatgctgaagaTGAGCCTGGTCATTGTCTCCTCCTTCATCCTCTGCTGGACACCCTACtacctgctggggctgtggcacTGGTTCTGCCCACGGGCCATGGAGAGGAGTGTCTCGCCAGCCCTTGCCCACATCCTCTTCATCTTCGGCCTCCTCAACGCCTGCCTGGACCCCATCACCTATGGGCTCTTCACCATCCCCTTCCGCAGgcgctggggctgtccctgcggGCACGAtcctgagccccagcctccctccacgGTCACCGGCTCCTTCCGCTGCTCAGCCTCGTCCCTGCCACCCAAACGGGGAGTCCCACGGGTGCCCCCTGGGGCTgactcctgccagagcagctccctgtga
- the LOC104297408 gene encoding mesoderm posterior protein 2, with protein sequence MRPRRGPGNGAGGRRGLGPGQHRRVCGEGGESTLYRWARCTLQTTQLCAHAARATLDPHCAPQSPGWAFGWRQPSWVPKEVHALYGGGMLCQITLGMEGSRAHPHTPGLDNLPWRGLVLRAAAGPLPGDLVSVSVPVPCLMPGPPALSLMAFPSLFPGKPSHPPAPTPASLGTQREAPSQPRPPLPGVTALGPSPAATRRYRGSAGATHSGVGNRVGARAFEVLLVPATKVPTSHPWPRIKPGLPGGCSTHSLAAMARSAAPGLPLPATAPLQAWGCRGSPDLEGYSSSSPAASPDSCGLSSPTAARAPCRSPAAPHARGVNGGRKGVRAAGLGGPRQSASEREKLRMRRLAQALLRLRHYLPPTLAPAGQSLTKIETLRLATRYIAHLSALLGLSEEVLARRRGTLPRHCPLCPQGLGCCQGPPPRLCPPAPRDASSPGSVGWGSPPTLHRSPDMETGSWGSPHCAPVAEISPELLGVPNMGMGVWGSPPYIPATENPPEPHGAVASNASSWFSPPHCAGAPLDPLSDSLLDSGLMLPDFVDAGTVTQDLSTDLLSLLEALLPPQPQD encoded by the exons ATGAGACCCAGGAGGGGGCCTGGGaacggggcgggggggcggcGGGGACTGGGGCCAGGGCAGCACCGAAGGGTGTGCGGGGAGGGGGGCGAATCCACGCTGTACCGTTGGGCACGGTGCACGCTGCAGACcacccagctctgtgctcatgCCGCCCGTGCCACGCTGGACCCGCACTGCGCTCCCCAGTCCCCAGGATGGGCTTTCGGGTGGCGGCAGCCGTCTTGGGTACCCAAAGAGGTGCACGCCTTGTATGGAGGGGGAATGCTGTGCCAAATCACCCTCGGTATGGAGGGGTCCCGTGCCCATCCCCATACCCCGGGGCTGGACAACTTGCCGTGGAGGGGTCTCGTACTCCGAGCTGCCGCGGGGCCTCTGCCCGGGGATCTGGTGTCGGTGTCGGTGCCGGTGCCGTGCCTGATGCCCGGCccccctgctctctccctgatggcttttccttccctgtttcCCGGGAAACCTTCGCACCCGCCGGCACCGACACCTGCGAGCCTGGGAACGCAGCGGGaggccccctcccagccccgtCCTCCCCTCCCGGGTGTCACCGCGCTCGGGCCGTCCCCGGCAGCAACCCGCCGGTACCGGGGTTCAGCCGGGGCAACCCACAGCGGAGTGGGCAACAGGGTGGGGGCGCGAG CCTTTGAAGTGCTGCTGGTGCCGGCCACCAAGGTGCCAACTTCACACCCCTGGCCCCGCATAAAGCCGGGGCTGCcggggggctgcagcactcaCAGCCTCGCAGCCATGGCCCGCTCGGCAGCCCCCGGCCTCCCGCTGCCCGCCACAGCCCCgctgcaggcttgggggtgCCGCGGATCCCCCGACCTCGAGGGCTACAGCAGCAGCTCGCCCGCGGCCTCGCCTGACTCCTGCGGCCTCTCATCGCCCACCGCTGCCCGGGCACCCTGCCGCAGCCCTGCCGCTCCTCATGCCAGAGGTGTTAATGGGGGCAGGAAAGGGGTCCGGGCTGCGGGCCTGGGGGGCCCACGGCAAAGCGCCAGCGAGAGGGAGAAGCTGCGGATGCGgcgcctggcacaggctctgctgcgGCTGCGGCACTacctgccacccaccctggcacccGCCGGGCAGAGCCTCACCAAGATCGAGACCCTGCGGCTGGCCACTCGCTACATCGCTCATCTCtcggccctgctggggctcagcgaGGAGGTGCTGGCCCGGCGACGGGGGACCCTCCCCCGGCACTGCCCGCTCTGCCCCCAGGGCCTGGGGTGCTGCCAGGGCCCGCCCCCCCGGCTGTGCCCACCAGCCCCGCGGGATGCTTCGTCCCCCGGCTCTGTGGGCTGGGGGTCACCTCCCACG CTGCACAGGTCTCCCGACATGGAGACAGGATCCTGGGGCTCCCCCCACTGTGCGCCTGTTGCGgagatctccccagagctgctcggGGTTCCCAACATGGGGATGGGTGTATGGGGGTCACCCCCCTACATCCCGGCCACGGAGAACCCCCCCGAGCCGCACGGGGCTGTAGCCTCCAACGCGTCCTCCTGGTTCTCCCCACCCCACTGTGCAGGGGCCCCTCTGGACCCCCTCAGCGACTCCCTCCTGGATTCGGGACTGATGCTGCCAGACTTCGTGGATGCAGGGACAGTCACCCAG GACCTCTCCACGGacctgctgtctctgctggaggctctgctcccaccacagccccaggactgA